In the Helianthus annuus cultivar XRQ/B chromosome 11, HanXRQr2.0-SUNRISE, whole genome shotgun sequence genome, one interval contains:
- the LOC110890541 gene encoding uncharacterized protein LOC110890541 isoform X2 — MINMVRDGDASRGDRGLTPPHQAEMGLVFFLSILKIDASKPVFSTDLYAVEELSEKIERCEASAYQKLLIRRVGDNLGAFGVSKVHFAITKPLWIQKHEAFDEDFTRFCYLQWLLMVRLAIPTTRQTTKARI; from the exons ATGATTAACATGGTCAGGGATGGAGACGCAAGTAGAGGAGACCGGGGGCTGACACCGCCACATCAGGCGGAGATGGGGTTGGTTTTCTTTTTATCTATTTTGAAGATTGATGCTTCAAAACCGGTTTTCAGCACAGATCTTTATGCC GTTGAGGAGTTGTCCGAAAAGATAGAAAGATGCGAGGCTTCTGCATATCAGAAGCTATTGATACGGAGGGTAGGGGATAATCTTGGTGCATTTGGGGTTTCAAAGGTTCATTTTGCAATAACTAAACCATT GTGGATTCAGAAACATGAAGCATTTGATGAAGATTTCACCAGATTTTGCTATCTTCAGTGGCTATTGATGGTTAGGTTAGCCATTCCGACAACCAGGCAAACTACAAAG GCAAGAATTTAA
- the LOC110890541 gene encoding uncharacterized protein LOC110890541 isoform X1, with protein sequence MINMVRDGDASRGDRGLTPPHQAEMGLVFFLSILKIDASKPVFSTDLYAVEELSEKIERCEASAYQKLLIRRVGDNLGAFGVSKVHFAITKPFGRRWIQKHEAFDEDFTRFCYLQWLLMVRLAIPTTRQTTKARI encoded by the exons ATGATTAACATGGTCAGGGATGGAGACGCAAGTAGAGGAGACCGGGGGCTGACACCGCCACATCAGGCGGAGATGGGGTTGGTTTTCTTTTTATCTATTTTGAAGATTGATGCTTCAAAACCGGTTTTCAGCACAGATCTTTATGCC GTTGAGGAGTTGTCCGAAAAGATAGAAAGATGCGAGGCTTCTGCATATCAGAAGCTATTGATACGGAGGGTAGGGGATAATCTTGGTGCATTTGGGGTTTCAAAGGTTCATTTTGCAATAACTAAACCATT TGGTCGTAGGTGGATTCAGAAACATGAAGCATTTGATGAAGATTTCACCAGATTTTGCTATCTTCAGTGGCTATTGATGGTTAGGTTAGCCATTCCGACAACCAGGCAAACTACAAAG GCAAGAATTTAA